The following are from one region of the Dendropsophus ebraccatus isolate aDenEbr1 unplaced genomic scaffold, aDenEbr1.pat pat_scaffold_649_ctg1, whole genome shotgun sequence genome:
- the LOC138778151 gene encoding phospholipase ABHD3-like, whose product MLGIINLQGLTRELSLYLESQVRVGLFGSGVGLSLVLGFGAAYACYYLTVIAKKPQLVTGGEAFCGFLQQHCPAVAETYYPTVWCWEGRAQTLLRPFVTVKPLVHYS is encoded by the exons ATGCTGGGGATCATCAACCTGCAGGGACTCACCCGGGAGCTGTCACTCTACCTGGAGAGCCAAGTGCGGGTGGGGCTGTTCGGCTCCGGGGTGGGCTTGTCCTTGGTGCTGGGCTTCGGTGCAGCCTATGCCTGTTACTACCTTACTGTCATCGCCAAG AAACCTCAGCTGGTGACCGGGGGAGAAGCCTTCTGTGgcttcctgcagcagcactgcccggCGGTGGCGGAAACTTACTACCCTACGGTGTGGTGCTGGGAGGGCAGAGCCCAGACCCTGCTGCGACCATTCGTCACTGTCAAGCCGCTAGTGCATTACAGCAA